From Helicoverpa armigera isolate CAAS_96S chromosome 29, ASM3070526v1, whole genome shotgun sequence, the proteins below share one genomic window:
- the LOC126056847 gene encoding leucine-rich repeat-containing protein 34-like, which translates to MGKAKCICDTVSVLEKIQEERKKLPKPEINEIRLNLFTERNSDGTGYLMLRGLDIQGRYKRRIQDTDIRAICRYIKHSPRRITRLDLSYNYITDKGFFKLLKKLLVKGRSSIINLNIMNNRLTRISMEALAKYAKVLKLKYLRLNGNRFGTKGGEFFAKFLENNTSVEYLDIGETNQTITSIAQIITALRIDHGANTTLRVFDLSRIMPLFNRYPYESKWFSYHIEYLLEKNSSIIELHLQKNQLMSHDIEYFVRGLRRNETLLYLDLAFNSIGDYGAELLAEYLAEGPQLILLNIAGNSINDTGARALSFRLPYSKIRALDIGRNNLTDSGVTDILNTIKKPFFLRFLNIWGNKIGHGSCVIIERMLLSGALFQHTIDVKLYEVDEVLYAAYYPNPANRNKHLYYDELDFGVPQPIYHITRNVIEEKKKVMVDCKQRHKLDKTDKYNF; encoded by the coding sequence ATGGGTAAAGCAAAATGCATTTGTGACACCGTCAGCGTATTAGAGAAAATacaagaagaaagaaaaaagttacCAAAACCCGAAATAAATGAGATTAGACTGAATTTGTTTACTGAAAGAAACTCTGATGGAACTGGGTATCTCATGCTGAGAGGCTTAGACATCCAAGGAAGGTATAAACGTCGAATACAAGATACAGATATCCGGGCCATATGTCGGTATATCAAACACTCCCCGAGACGAATAACTAGACTGGATCTTAGCTACAATTACATCACAGATAAAGGATTCttcaaattacttaaaaaattaCTCGTTAAAGGCCGTTCGAGtattataaacttaaatataatgaataatCGATTGACTCGTATATCGATGGAAGCACTAGCAAAGTACGCGAAAGTTTTAAAGCTAAAATACTTACGATTGAATGGAAATCGATTCGGCACTAAAGGTGGTGAATTCTTCGCTAAATTCTTGGAAAATAATACTTCTGTTGAGTACTTGGATATAGGAGAAACGAATCAGACAATAACGAGTATCGCTCAAATAATCACGGCTTTAAGAATCGATCACGGAGCGAACACAACGTTACGAGTATTCGATTTGAGTCGAATAATGCCGCTTTTTAATCGATATCCTTACGAATCGAAATGGTTTTCGTATCACATCGAGTATTTGCTTGAAAAGAACTCTTCTATTATTGaattacatttacaaaagaACCAATTAATGTCACATGATATCGAATACTTCGTAAGAGGTTTGAGAAGGAATGAAACGTTATTATACTTAGATTTAGCGTTTAATAGTATTGGTGATTATGGGGCTGAATTATTAGCCGAATATTTAGCCGAAGGACCTCAATTAATCCTTTTAAATATCGCCGGGAACTCCATTAATGATACCGGAGCGAGAGCCTTAAGTTTCCGGCTGCCATACTCAAAAATCCGCGCTCTTGACATCGGCCGTAACAATTTGACAGATAGTGGTGTGACCGACATCTTGAATACGATAAAAAAACCGTTCTTTTTACGGTTTTTGAATATTTGGGGGAATAAAATTGGCCACGGTTCTTGTGTTATTATTGAAAGAATGTTGCTAAGTGGTGCGTTGTTCCAGCATACGATTGATGTGAAACTTTATGAAGTAGATGAGGTTTTATATGCCGCTTATTACCCAAACCCGGCGAACAGAAACAAGCATTTGTATTACGATGAATTGGACTTTGGTGTACCACAGCCGATTTACCACATCACTAGAAATGTTattgaagaaaagaaaaaagttatggTCGATTGCAAACAGAGACATAAGTTGGATAAAACtgacaaatataatttttga